A single genomic interval of Salmo trutta chromosome 13, fSalTru1.1, whole genome shotgun sequence harbors:
- the LOC115205165 gene encoding complexin-1 → MDFVMKQALGGATKDMGKMLGGEEAEKDPDAEKKEEERQEALRQQEEERKAKYAKMESERENVRQGIRDKYGIKKKEEKEAEAQAALDQAAEGSLTRPKKAVPAGCGDEEEEEESIMDTVMKFLPGPFMDMFNKK, encoded by the exons GAGCCACCAAAGACATGGGGAAAATGTTGGGTGGGGAAGAGGCTGAGAAGGACCCTGATgcggagaagaaggaggaggagagacaagaGGCACTTCgacaacaggaggaggagaggaaggcaaAATATGCAAAAATGGAATCGGAGAGAGAAAACGTCCGACAGGGCATCAGGGATAAG TACGGCAtcaagaagaaggaggagaaggaagccGAGGCCCAGGCTGCTTTGGATCAGGCAGCAGAGGGGAGTCTTACCCGCCCCAAGAAGGCCGTCCCAGCCGGCtgtggtgatgaggaggaggaagaggaaagtATCATGGACACGGTCATGAAATTCCTCCCTGGTCCATTTATGGATATGTTCAATAAAAAGTAA